The stretch of DNA CATGACCTTCAACCTGGAGCAATTCCTCGGACGACCTTCGGTCTCATCACAGCAGCCCTCGCCCGCCGAAGGCAGCGCGGACTTGCCCCCTTCACCGTGATGTCCTGCGACAACATCCAGGGCAACGGCAACGTCGCCCGCGAGATGTTTACCGCCTTTGCTGCCCTCAAAGACCCGGAAATGGGCACCTGGGTGGCGGCGAACGTCCCGTTTCCCAACAGCATGGTTGACCGCATCACCCCCGCCACCACCGATGAGGACCGCCTGACCGCCGTTCGGGAATACGGTGTCGAGGACGCCTGGCCCGTCGTCTGCGAACCATTCGCGCAATGGGTCCTCGAGGACCATTTCAGCCTCGGCCGACCCCCGTTTGAGGACGCCGGCGTCCAACTCGTCGCCGACGTAGAACCCTACGAGCTGATGAAACTCCGCCTGCTCAACGCAAGCCACCAAGGCATGTGCTACTTCGGCCACCTCGCCGGATACCGTTACGCCCACGAAGCCGCGCAGGACCCATTATTTGCCCGGTTCCTGCTGGACTACATGGACAAGGAAGCCACCCCAACACTCCAGCCCGTGCCGGGAATAGACCGCACCGCCTACAAGCAAACCCTAATTGACCGTTTCTCCAACGAGCACGTCCGCGACACACTGGCACGGCTCTGCGCCGAAAGCTCGGACCGCATCCCCAAGTGGCTGCTGCCGGTCATCCGCACCAACCTCGACCGCGGCGGTGAGATCCACCGCTCGGCCGCGATAGTGGCCAGCTGGGCCCGCTACGCGGAGGGGATTGACGAACAGGGACAACCGATCGACGTCGTCGACCGCCTCAAAATCGATGTGATGGCGGCGGCAGCGCGGCAGCGCGAAGACCGGTTTGCCTTTATCGCCAACCGGGACCTTTTCGGTGACCTCGCCGACAACGAACGGTTCACCACTGCGTACGCATCTACCCTGGATGACCTTCACAACGGTGGCTCCCGGTTCGCCCTGGAATCGCTCGCAAGGCGTTCATAGAACGGAGGACCTCTTGCCTAGATTGTTCGACCCGGTACTCTCATGGTCCCTGGCAGGAGCAGCAGTCTTTGCCCTTCCCTCTTGTCTGATGCTGATGTTGGAGATGCACCCGGGCACAATGTATCCCGACCATTTGGCGGGGGCCTTTACGGTAGTGGCCGCGGGAATCCTTCTTCTCATCCGGCCTTCGTCGGCCCCTGGTCCCCGCAAGAGATTGCCGGAGGCGCACGTCGCTGCCTTCAGGTACGCCGTCCGTTCAGGGGTCCTACCCCTAACAAGCCTCTTCAGCGACTGGAGCGGGGAACTTGCCCATCATCGGTTCCTCCTCAAATCCGCGCTGCGCGGACTGCCAGGGGTTACGTGGGCCGTCCTGATAATGGACCTCTACGGGATGCTCGCATACACCAAAGACGTTGCCTTCTTCCTGTCCTGCGCCCTGGCCGCCGCAGGATTCAGCCTGGCCGCCTTCTCCCGCGCCACGATCGCCCTCACAAACGTCTTTGCCCTTGAGCACCACCTTCGCCATCAACAACAGCTACTTGATGCGCCGCATGTGTAGCACACCTCTTGAGGTGCGGCAGTTCCGGCTGTCGCTTGTGATGATGCCGATGCTGCCAGCCCCGCCCCAACCGGGCGTAGGGGTTTTCCTGCCAACCCCCTGACCGGGAAGGACCAGGTCCACAACCTGGCCTTTCACTGGGTATTTCTCGTGCTGGTCCAGCTCGGCTCTCCCGCGCGGATCTGCTGACGGATGGCGCCGCGGTGGATGTTCCGGGCAGGTCGCACGATCATGCTGAACGACGGTCAGGCTCCAGATCTCACACCTTGGTTATTCCTGCAGACTCCCAAGCTTGCGAAGCTTTCACCAATGGTTTAAGACGTGTCAGGGCTTGCACGACAAGATCCTGTACCGGGGGCGGCGATGTCGACGACGAACCCTGTCTCGTCGGCCTGGAGGGGTTCGTGGGTGGCGAGCTGGGAGTCGAGCAGGGCGGGCGGCATGAAGTGCCCGGTCCGCCCTTCCGTCCGAGCCCTGAGTACCTCTCTCATGCCGTGAAGGTGCAGGAAGACGGTGTCCGGGGCCTTTTTCCCGGATGGCGTCGCGATAGCTGCGGCGTAGCGCCGAGCAGGCGAGCACCAGCCCGCCGTCACCGGCATGGGCCAGAGCGGCGCCGACGGTGGCGAGCCAGGGCCAGCAGTGCTCATCGGTCAGCGGGGTGCCGGCAGCCATCTTGGCCACGTTCTCCACCGGGTGCAGCGAATCGCCGTCCAGGAACGGGACGCCGAGTTCGCGGGCAACGAGGTCGCCGATGGTGGTCTTGCCGCAGCCGGAGACGCCCATCACCACCACACGGAGCTTGCCGGTGGCTGGGAGTTTGATCGTGTGCACCAGTCGTGCACCGTTCCGTCGATGAGGCGGTTGTAGGGCAGGTAGGCCTGCTGGTACGGGTACGCCGCGGCGGCTTCTTCATTGAATTCGACGCCGATGCCGGGGTTGTCGCCCGGGTGCAGGTAGCCGTCCTTGAAAGTCGTGGACTGGTGGAAGACCTCGTTGGTCGCCGCGGAGTGCTGCATGTATTCCTGGATGCCGTAGTTGTGGATGGCCAGGCCCACGTGCAGCTGCGCGGCGAAGCCCACCGGGGAGATATCGGTAGGGCCCGGCGACAAGGTTCCCCGACCTCTTTTCTTCACTGGGCTTGCTGCTGTCCGCGCTGGCCTGTTCCGTGACGCCAGCATCCAGGTAACCGCCATCGTCGCTTAGATTCAAAGGATTGATGGGACGAATCCGCCCCCTTCGAAGGCCTTCCCACCCAAATCAAAAGAATCGATAATGACGATTCTGTTGCCCTGGGCCAGCCTCGGAACTATCCATCTAAAGTGGTGTGGACAATGTCCACACTTTTCGGCTCGGACTGGGCCCTACCGATTTCGAACTCCTCCGGATTCCGCATTTTTTCGCGGGTTTCCGGTGCCCTCAAGCGGCTCATGGACGCCAACGGTCAGTCTTCTGAACTAGCACGTCAGGTCATCCTCGCCAACTGAAACCGTTCACCCGCTGTGGTGGACGTCGTCCAGGAACACATCGATCTTCTGGTCCGATTGAGCGAAACCAATTATGACTCACCCAAATGGCGTTCGCGCAATAGCCGACCTTATCCACCGGAACTCCCGCCGTCGCGAATACCGCAGAAATGCTCGGCTACACACGCTTAGCACCGGCTGATCATGGCAAGGCCGTCACAGACCACCCACCAGGGGGGGCAGCAACTCCATCAGCGCCCGGTTCAGGCCGACAGTCCGCTCACCCGCACCCCGGTTTTGGTCACGCCAACAATTCGCAATCGGTGCTGGTGCGGCAAGTGCCCATCTGATATGTTTTTAGCAATCTTACAGATATATCAGTGCTTGGTTGGGTCCCTTCGCGGCTCGACCGCCAACTCAATGAGGAGTGGATTGGCATGAATGAACTCGCGCGTCAGCTTAGTTGCCTGGTCACGCAAAGCGCCTCCAGCGTCGCCCAAGCGGCGGCCGCCTGGAAGTCGAAGGGGAACCGCGTCTACCCCATCCATCTGGGTGACATCAACATCCAGACCACCCCGCACATCGTCGAAACGACGGACCGCGCCCTCGCGGACGGCTATCAAGGGGACTGCCCTCGCCTTGGCATGCCGCAGCTGCGCAAGGCCCCCTCAGAAGATATCGACGGCAGTCGGGGTATCAGCTATTCCCGGAACGCGTGGTTGTGATGACGGGAGGCAGGACGAAATTCCTGCAGGCGGTCCTGAACCCGGGCCAGGAAGTGCCCTGCCCGAATCCCGGCTTCCCGATCTAGAAGTCGCAGATCGAGAACCGACTAACTGGCAGCGCTCAGCCACGGACCGCCGTCCGCACCGATTAATT from Pseudarthrobacter chlorophenolicus A6 encodes:
- a CDS encoding mannitol dehydrogenase family protein, giving the protein MQPLKNYTLPNVPGPVSQPAYNRSQLTEGIVHFGVGGFHRAHQAMYLDRLMNAGKALDWAICGVGVLPGDAHMKKVMDSQDCLYTLTVKHSDGIRHGMIIGSIINYLFAPENPEAVIEKMASPAIRIVSLTVTEGGYNFHHVTGEFDADNPDVVHDLQPGAIPRTTFGLITAALARRRQRGLAPFTVMSCDNIQGNGNVAREMFTAFAALKDPEMGTWVAANVPFPNSMVDRITPATTDEDRLTAVREYGVEDAWPVVCEPFAQWVLEDHFSLGRPPFEDAGVQLVADVEPYELMKLRLLNASHQGMCYFGHLAGYRYAHEAAQDPLFARFLLDYMDKEATPTLQPVPGIDRTAYKQTLIDRFSNEHVRDTLARLCAESSDRIPKWLLPVIRTNLDRGGEIHRSAAIVASWARYAEGIDEQGQPIDVVDRLKIDVMAAAARQREDRFAFIANRDLFGDLADNERFTTAYASTLDDLHNGGSRFALESLARRS
- a CDS encoding gluconokinase, with protein sequence MHTIKLPATGKLRVVVMGVSGCGKTTIGDLVARELGVPFLDGDSLHPVENVAKMAAGTPLTDEHCWPWLATVGAALAHAGDGGLVLACSALRRSYRDAIREKGPGHRLPAPSRHERGTQGSDGRADRALHAARPARLPARHPRTPPGRRDRVRRRHRRPRYRILSCKP